One part of the Cinclus cinclus chromosome 20, bCinCin1.1, whole genome shotgun sequence genome encodes these proteins:
- the TEKT3 gene encoding tektin-3, with protein sequence MELYGYPLKAKFNQPRPPPPKVLPATSTVAANYKNRIPYHPESFSMPWMPNSYYKAAALNPTLAPLTENFPGLPPTKIVPFISERPNRVFTRHTLDDWHRSNMTNYKESETTRHNAERLRADLNRAIKDVYQQAKRTQGESTRNLGERVNDIEYWKSELCIELDAIIRETNSLADMQKRLERALADTEGPFQVAHKCLLHREKRMGIDLVNDDVEKQLITEIKIIRSCRERLQQCLDTVNSQLMCNKEARQELEKDLADKQMGHHIDSKCYQLKNTSRNIHFFKGVERIDATVSVPETWARFTDSNIFRSQSARTASAKLRASTESLLMGTADEMWRQFSKVNDAFTSRITETANAKSKIQTHLAKTRQEIFQIETKIQVIQKTIKDKETQLKVAQTRLDERTRRPNVELCRDAAQIHLVQEVNEINETLRNLHQCLRASEDMLQMLVRSKGVLEHDLVVKNNSLFIDQERCMGMRKSYPSTVQILGYVSAGLT encoded by the exons ATGGAACTCTATGGTTATCCCTTAAAAGCCAAGTTTAACCAGCCACGGCCACCACCTCCCAAGGTCCTGCCAGCCACCAGCACTGTGGCTGCCAACTACAAGAACCGCATTCCCTATCATCCCGAGAGCTTCAGCATGCCATGGATGCCCAACTCCTACTACAAAGCAGCTGCCCTCAACCCCACCTTGGCTCCCCTCACCGAAAACTTCCCTGGGCTTCCCCCCACCAAGATAGTTCCTTTTATTTCCGAGAGACCCAATCGTGTCTTCACCCGGCACACGCTGGATGACTGGCACAGGTCCAACATGACCAACTACAAGGAATCGGAGACCACCCGGCACAACGCGGAGCGCCTGCGGGCCGACCTGAACCGTGCCATCAAGGACGTGTACCAGCAGGCCAAGAGGACCCAAGGCGAGAGCACTAGGAACCTGGGAGAGCGTGTCAATGACATAGAGTACTGGAAATCCGAGCTCTGCATCGAGCTGGATGCCATTATCAGGGAGACCAATTCCCTGGCGGATATGCAGAAACGGCTGGAGAGAGCCTTGGCTGACACCGAGGGCCCCTTCCAG GTGGCTCACAAGTGTTTGCTCCATCGGGAGAAGAGGATGGGCATCGACCTGGTCAATGATGACGTGGAGAAACAGCTCATCACA GAAATCAAGATCATCAGGTCCTGCCGGGAGAGGTTACAGCAGTGCCTGGACACAGTGAATTCCCAGCTCAT GTGCAATAAGGAGGCCcggcaggagctggagaaggacctggCTGACAAGCAGATGGGCCACCACATCGACAGCAAGTGCTACCAGCTGAAGAACACCTCCAGAAACATCCACTTCTTCAAGGGTGTGGAGAGGATCGATGCCAC GGTCTCGGTTCCAGAGACGTGGGCCAGGTTCACGGACAGCAACATCTTCCGCTCGCAGAGCGCGCGCACGGCCTCGGCCAAGCTGAGGGCGAGCACCGAGAGCCTCCTCATGGGCACGGCCGACGAGATGTGGCGCCAGTTCAGCAAGGTGAACGACGCCTTCACCAGCCGCATCACCGAGACCGCCAACGCCAAGAGCAAGATCCAGACACACCTGGCCAAG ACACGACAGGAAATCTTCCAGATCGAGACAAAGATCCAGGTCATCCAGAAGACCATAAAGGACAAAGAAACTCAGTTGAAGGTGGCTCAGACCCGGCTGGATGAGCGCACAAGGAGACCCAACGTGGAGCTGTGTCGGGACGCTGCCCAGATCCA CCTTGTCCAAGAGGTCAACGAGATCAACGAGACACTGCGGAACCTGCACCAGTGCCTGCGGGCTTCTGAGGACATGCTGCAGATGCTGGTGCGCTCCAAGGGGGTCCTGGAGCACGACCTGGTGGTCAAGAACAACTCCCTGTTCATCGACCAGGAGCGCTGCATGGGGATGCGCAAGAGCTACCCCAGCACCGTGCAGATCCTGGGCTATGTCTCAGCAGGACTCACCTGA